Genomic DNA from Larus michahellis chromosome 3, bLarMic1.1, whole genome shotgun sequence:
AGCCTCTACTGATATAAATCTTAACTAAACCAGAGCGCTCTTCCCCAAATACTATTACGCACATGGAGCTATTCTGTCCCTAGTATCGCCATGTTGTTTCAAGTTTACAacaaaagtttaaagaaaaatacttacaGAGAGCACACTTGGAAATTACATGACTAACAACTCACCACATCTTCCTCAACCTGTTCCCACCACCATCTCTGACAAAATAACTATGGTACTGGCATACAATTGGATGCAAATTTGTATTGGTACCAACTGTGGAGTGTCTAGCAAGGACAAGTGTATTACTCATACCACATCAGGCTTACTAAAAAACCAAATCAGTAAGAAACCTCTATTAAATTAGTTAAGTGGATTATGCTTACTGTGACATTGGCTCCAGTCAAGCGATTAATGCGACGCATGTGTTTGCAGAACTCTGGTCCATGAGATTCACGATCTTTGTCGTTATTAGTAACAAAAAGCAGGGCATGGATCATTTCATGCAACAGTGTCTGAAACAATGCAAATCATTAACTATTTACTGAAAAGCATTACAGATAGTTTCAAAATTAAGCTGGAAGTATTTTACTCCTCTACATTTATCTTGGTATTTGGATCTTATTTTCACGCATTCATGTGTTCAGTCTGGGTCATAAAAACGTAATACTGATTCTACCTGTGAAATCAAATTACCTCTGTTCCCATACCACCAAAACATGCTGGAGAATATTACTACAATAAGTGATATTCCAAACAGGAGAAATAATCCTCAATCTTAAGTCAGACCTTGAAAGAGATCATCCCCTCTAAAACTGAGAGACTCTTGTGAGAAAGCTGAAACTCTACAGCATTTCTgttcattacagaaaaattaatgttCAGCCAATTCAAAGCAGCAGCCTTGACAGAGGCACAAGAAGCAACACAAAGTTATGTTTACAGTCATATCCTATACCCTTATTTTCTGCTGTTGGCCTTTTGACTTAAAAGATGAAACTACAGCCATTTTGATTGTGCTTTCTGTCCATGCTTGATTTCAATATTAGAGGATAACttaggagtaaaaaaaaaaaataatatgttttttctttataaagtcattaaaataaacaagtgaCTTTAGAGTCCTACTCAGAGTTCCCCATTAAGAAGCATAAACCTGAAAAATTAACATGACATTGCAACACAAGCAACACAAACGCAGCAACAATGCCACCACTATTTTACAATCTACAGATCACTGTATATAAGAATTCCACTAGGAAATGTAAAATGCGTGTATAGGGTGGGAGGGGAGACACCCTACATTTTACATGCAGATTCATCAGCAACCTTCAAATACCTCAACGAGATCCTTCCTTGGTCTTAACTTTAGGAGTGGTTCACTTAGACGAATGGAACACATTCCACTTTTTCCTTCATATCTACACAATCCAGCACAGCTGAAAGAGACACCGAAGGCAAGTATGAAAACCTACTTGTTCCTGTAGTACATGAAAAAAATTGAGAATTGGAGTTAAAATGCTGGCCCCTTCCAACACACACTAGGTAACTCAGAACATGAAAAACCACTTTTAGTAGGTACTTGAAAAACTCTGTTTTcattaagcaagaaaaaaaaagcctgcaagtTTCTTAGAATAAACTGTGACTGAACCAGCAAAAGAGATACTATAATTTATTAGATGTCTTGCAATCACTTAATTCAAAGCCAGCGATCCTGAGTGTGGGAGGGAAATAATCACAATGGACTGTTCCAAGCTAACCTGTTTAGGAGGCAGAGGACTGTTTCCATTAGAACTCCTGATGGGTGAAATACATAAAACAGAGGCCAGAGATTCACAGCAGCCAACACTGACTTAACTGCTGGATGCTGCAATTTCACCCCTCACCCTCCCCGAACTTTTGATGCTTACTGAACCTTTACAGATCATCACTTCTGAACAGTAATCCagcagaaacatttcaaaattccttttttttttgtgattaggGTAGTCCTCTACCAGTTCAGTatccaaatattttcaagtgtctAAAGAGTACTGCAACCAGCAGAAGACAAGAGGGGGCAGGACTCCAGCAGCCAACAACTGCATCAGCTGAtctgctgcagaactgcagcCTGCACTCCgaagttggttggttttttttaaatctcagatttCTTGTATATTCCCCTTCCTAGTAGTCTATTCTAAGTCTTGTTAATATACTATTACCATTTCATATTTGCCTTTCTGCCATGCTGTAAAATTACCATAAAACCTGAGAATAAGAAAAATGACAGCAAGAGAAGTAGGTTAGTTTAAGTTCAACACACATAGCTTAAGACCAAGTTATTTATTCCACTTTAACATCTCTCCAGTTTTGCCTGCACCACGGGAAAAGCCATTTATAGCAGCCAAGGACGACAAATGAAGGACAAAACAGACAATGACAGTGACCAACCCACATCCCAGGTTAGAAAAGCAGGGTATTCAAACACCTGGAAGAGAAGCTATGGCACTAGGAGCTCGTGCCTACAAAGCTACAGGAAGGAGCAGCATACAGTAACAATTaacagcttttccttcctccccctaaAGCCTACAGCTAGACGGGTCACAGGCTCTTCCGACAGCTCTGACACAGCACTGGCACACTGCTGGGGCCGCTCACGGGCAGCTTCTGAAACCCGGGGCCGGCGAACGCCATCCGGCAGCGCTGCTCGGGAAGGACCGGCTtcccccgccgccttcccgctGCTGGCTGGCCAGCCCCCCTCCGCACGCCGGCTCCCCGCCCGGGCCGGGCGATGCCTGGCTAGAGGCCCGGCCGCGgagccccgtccccctccccacacagGGCTGCCCCCCGGCCCGAAACAGCGCAACCTCCCGCCACGGCAGCGTACAGAGTCATGCGTGGGCTCCACGACACCTCCACAGCCGCCAGCCGCCCCCAGAAGAGCGTCTCGTTGAACTGCACGAAGAGGCCGTGCACGTCGGGGCTGGggtccagcagctcccaggactcGTCCACCACCGACAGCGGGCGGAGCGGCGAGGGGGCCTGCCAGGCCTCGGGGAGCGGCGAGGCCTCAGGGCACGCCGctgccgccgcagccgccgctgccgcagccgccgccgccgcctcatcCTCCACTTCCCAcagctcctggagctgcagcGCCAGCACGAagtcctcctcctccgccgccgccgccgccgccatcccgtCAGCAGCGCTGCCCCCCGGGCCGGGCGCTAGAGTCGCCCCGGCGGCGCCTGACGCCCCGTGCACATGCGCACTGCGCCAccaacgccgccgccgccgcgcgcgcaCTGCGCATGCGCAGAACCCCCTCTAACGCCCGCCCCTCTGTCCGTTGGGGGCGCCTACGCATGCGCAGCGGGCGCGGCGACGCTGGCGAAGGCGGCCTACGTACCGCGgcgcgcaggcgcggcggcggcctctccggcggcagcggcggcggcggtcggAGGGCTGGCTGGAGGGGCAGCCGTGACCATGGCGCTGTCGCTGGGTGAAGGCGGCGGGAGCCGGCTGCGTCGGCAGCTGGAGTCGGGGGGCTTCGCGGCGGGGGAGTACGTGAAGCAGCTGTCGCAGCAGTCGGACGGGGACCGGGACCTGCAAGAGCACCGGCAGCGCATCCAGGCGCTGAGCGAGGAGACGGCCCAGAGCCTGAAGCGCAACGTCTACCAGAACTACCGGCAGTTCATCGAGACGGCGCGGGAGATCAGCTACCTGGAGAGCGAGATGTACCAGCTCAGCCACATCCTGACCGAGCAGAAGGGCATCATGGAGGCCGTCACCCAGGCCCTGCTCCTCCAGGCCGACCGCGATGACCCCGCCCTGGGCGCCCGTCGTGCTGCCGCCGACCCCTTCCTGCCGCTCTCGGCCAAGGAGGCCACGGCCAGCGAGGAAGGGCGGCAGCGCACCCTCACTACCCTCCTGGAGAAGGTGGAGGGCTGCCGTGACCTCCTGCCTGAGAGCCCTGGCAAGTACCTCGTCTACAACGGGGACCTGGTGGAGTATGATGCTGACCACATGGCGCAGATCCAGCGGGTGCACGCCTTCCTCATGAATGACTGCCTGCTGGTGGCCACCGCCCTGCCCAACCGCCGCGGCGCCTACCGCTACGATGCCCTCTATCCCCTCGATGGGCTGGCTGTGGTCAACGTCAAGGACAACCCACCCATGAAGGACATGTTCAAGCTGCTCATGTTCCCTGAGAGCCGCATCTTCCAGGCCGAGAACGCCAAGATCAAGAAGGAgtggctggaggtgctggaggagaccaagCGCAACCGGGCCCTCAGTGAGAAGCGACGCCTGGAGCAGGAGGCCCTGCCACGGCCTGCCCCGACACCCCCTGAATCCACCAACCCCtttgaggaggatgaggatgaggaagaggaagagcccTCTGCTGAGGAGGAGGTGGTCGACCTCTCACTTGAGTGGATCCAGGAACTGCCTGAGGACCTGGACGTCTGCATTGCTCAGCGTGACTTCGAGGGGGCGGTGGACCTCTTGGATAAACTCAACGAGTATCTGGGGGACAAGCCTGTGAGCCAGCCTGTGAAGGAGCTGCGGGCCAAGGTGGATGAGCGGGTCCGGCAGCTTACGGACGTGCTGGTGTTTGAGCTGTCTCCAGACCGCTCGCTGCGGGGAGGGCCGCGGGCCACCCGCCGAGCCGTATCCCAGCTCATTCGCTTGGGCCAGTCCACCAAGGCATGTGAGCTGTTCCTGAAGAACCGTGCAGCTGCAGTGCAGACAGCCATTCGACAGCTACGCATTGAGGGTGCCACACTGCTTTACATCCACAAGCTCTGCCATGTCTTCTTCACCAGCCTTCTAGAGACGGCGAGAGAGTTTGAGACCGACTTTGCTGGTAACAATGGCTGCTACTCGGCCTTTGTTGTCTGGGCCCGCTCTTCCATGAGAATGTTTGTAGATGCCTTCAGTAAGCAAGTATTTGACAGTAAAGAGAGCTTGTCGACTGCAGCAGAGTGCGTCAAGGTAAGAGGGTCCAAAGAGGGTGGTGTGACATGATGGCTAACACAAAGGCTGCGAAGCTTGGAAATCCTCTTTTCTAACCGTAGGCTAGTTGTTGGTTCTTGAGTGTGTCTCCAGAGAGGTTTTCTGCATTGAAAGGTTAATAGTCATTTggagtttgtttgggttttttttcagttttacagaggAAAGCATTAAGATGAAAATACACAGCAAGAAAAATCCTGCCTTTATCAGAAATGCAATATGTATTTATTCTTAATTTGCTTTTAGCCAGTAGGAGGTCCTAAAATTTACATAAGCTACATCTGAATGATGagtatttttaagactttttgtttgttttccaagccTGTCCTGGACGTCATTTCCATATTTTGCAAGACGTAACTTTCTCGGGTTGTGCTTTATTTCAGCTgctaataggggaaaaaaaaatgtgtgtgtgtgtgagttaTAATGTAGTTGTCCAGAGTATTTTTGACAGTCAGGGTTTATCTTTCAGTTATTGATTTCTCATTAATAAGGAATTTCTTAAAGGAGGAGAAATAAGGAAGTATGACTGAcgcttctctcttttctgagaGTGATAAATTTGGTAAATGTGTAAGATGTAAAGGGGGCCTGCACGCTAGTAACAGCCTTTGCTTTTTGTTAATACCTAAGGTGGCTAAAGAGCACTGCAAGCAGCTTAGCGAGATTGGACTGGATCTCACCTTCATCATTCATGCCCTTCTGGTGAAGGATATCAAAGGTGCTTTACAGAGCTACAAGGATATCATCATTGAGGCCACCAAGCACCGCAACTCTGAGGAAATGTGGAGAAGGATGAACCTAATGACACCAGAGGCACTGGGGAAACTCAGGGAGGAGATGAGAAGCTGCGGGGTGGGCAATTTTGACCAATACACGGGTGATGACTGCTGGGTCAACCTTAGCTATACTGTAGTGGCTTTCACTAAGCAGACTATGGCCTTCTTGGAGGAAGCGTTAAAGCTTTACTTTCCAGAGCTGCATATGGTTCTTTTAGAGAGTCTTGTGGAAATCATCCTGGTGGCTGTCCAGCATGTTGATTACAGTTTACGATGTGAACAGGACCCTGAGAAGAAAGCCTTCATTAGGCAGAATGCATCCTTCCTGTATGAAACTGTCCTTCCTGTTGTGGAAAAAAGATTTGAGGAAGGAGTTGGAAAGCCAGCCAAGCAGCTACAGGATCTGAGAAATGCTTCAAGATTGATGCGTGTAAATCCGGAAAGTACCACCTCTGTGGTGTGAAGTGACCTAACTGTTCTTATGAACGGGGTGTGAAAGCACTTACTGAAAATGTTGTACATTGAATTTATGAACTaaatggtgtgggtttttttgagtccCTGAAAAATGCAGAAGTCTTACTGCTGTACTCCAGAAGCTGAAGACTTACAATCAAAGCCTGCAAGGATGCAATGCTTTTCTTGgtggatgggggggtgggggagcgaGAAGCAAGGTCGAGGTCACATGTCCTTGGACAGCATATCCTGTAGGAATGGCTTGTGTAGTGTTTGTGACTTGGGAAGTACTATAGTATACAATTTTTGGCCAAAGGTTTGTGAAAGTCTTAAATATACGTACACCGTATGGCAGGAAAAGATCACTTTTCATCGTGTCACTGTAGGAATTCTTTTTCAAGGCAGTGTTCTGGTAGGAGGGGAAGTACCCAGGGTGTGGTATTGGGTGAGGCACGTCCACCATGCAGTTGTGACTCAGCACTGAAGATAAACAACATGGATTTGCACAGTCAGATTTGTTTGGTAGCAAAGCAGACTCTTCAGTTCTCCAACATTCAAATTCTCTTCATTCATTTCAGAGACAgatctaaattaaaaatgttctgtgtgtgtgtaaagggGCTGCTTCTATTTAATAAGCTGGCCTGTTGGCTTAAATTACAGCTCTCTGACAGCAGAAGGtttgttttcagaagcatttgtTCCCTTTGGAGAAGAatcaaaaataactttcttcccttcccctttgtGTTTTTAACTGGAATAATTGAGTATCCTACTCTTGCACTTTCAAATGGAAGCTTTTGCAGTTTGTATCATGGCAATGAATGCCTTGTGACTGCCTGAACAAACAAAAGATATTGCTAGTAAAACATTCTGCATAACTGCTTGTGCTGGAGCTTCTTCATTTCTCCCtatttttgcagttttcactTTAGTGGTGAGTTGTAGTTCTCGTGCTCTTTGGATGCCTTTTGAATGGTTAGATTTTGCAAAGCATCCTACTGTCTCTGCTCACTTCCTTTCCAGTGTTTGGGCCTTTTGCTAGcaaatcacaggaaaaaagccTGATACAAAATGGTTTTAAAGGGTAACTCATTGCTCTTAGCTAAAACTGATTGAAAACCACTGAAATAGCTATAGTTTTATTTTAAGGGACAGGGACAGTGAGAATAAGAACTTGTGTGAACATGTTATGTCCAAGAGAGAGCCACAGAGGTGTTCTTTCACTAGTGAACTATTTTCGATACCAGAACCTGGTGGAGTATGTCAGAGTAATGTATTCTGTGTCATCTGTTTAAAGTGGGCAAGGGTAGCAACCTGGCCCTACTTAATCTGAGAAATACTT
This window encodes:
- the EXOC8 gene encoding exocyst complex component 8, which encodes MALSLGEGGGSRLRRQLESGGFAAGEYVKQLSQQSDGDRDLQEHRQRIQALSEETAQSLKRNVYQNYRQFIETAREISYLESEMYQLSHILTEQKGIMEAVTQALLLQADRDDPALGARRAAADPFLPLSAKEATASEEGRQRTLTTLLEKVEGCRDLLPESPGKYLVYNGDLVEYDADHMAQIQRVHAFLMNDCLLVATALPNRRGAYRYDALYPLDGLAVVNVKDNPPMKDMFKLLMFPESRIFQAENAKIKKEWLEVLEETKRNRALSEKRRLEQEALPRPAPTPPESTNPFEEDEDEEEEEPSAEEEVVDLSLEWIQELPEDLDVCIAQRDFEGAVDLLDKLNEYLGDKPVSQPVKELRAKVDERVRQLTDVLVFELSPDRSLRGGPRATRRAVSQLIRLGQSTKACELFLKNRAAAVQTAIRQLRIEGATLLYIHKLCHVFFTSLLETAREFETDFAGNNGCYSAFVVWARSSMRMFVDAFSKQVFDSKESLSTAAECVKVAKEHCKQLSEIGLDLTFIIHALLVKDIKGALQSYKDIIIEATKHRNSEEMWRRMNLMTPEALGKLREEMRSCGVGNFDQYTGDDCWVNLSYTVVAFTKQTMAFLEEALKLYFPELHMVLLESLVEIILVAVQHVDYSLRCEQDPEKKAFIRQNASFLYETVLPVVEKRFEEGVGKPAKQLQDLRNASRLMRVNPESTTSVV